The Fusobacterium sp. FSA-380-WT-3A genome has a window encoding:
- the mglB gene encoding galactose/glucose ABC transporter substrate-binding protein MglB produces the protein MKKTGLLLGAIVLAAGLVGCGGEKKAEEAPKLRVGLTAYKYDDNFIALFRKVVSEEAEKVADKVDLQMNDSQNSQTTQNEQIDVMLSKGVDALAINLVDPAAGEVVMNKIKPTGVPVVFYNRRPSEAVMNSYDKAYYVGIDPNAQGIAQGELVAKLWKENPALDLNGDGVIQYVMLKGEPGHPDAEARTIYSIKTLNEMGIKTEELHLDTAMWDTAMAKDKMDAWLSGPNGSKIEVILCNNDGMALGAIESQKAFGKSLPVFGVDALPEALVKIEAGEMAGTVLNDAKGQGKGTFDIAVNLAAGKDAAEGTNLVLENRVLLVPSIGIDKTNVAEYK, from the coding sequence ATGAAAAAAACAGGATTATTATTAGGAGCTATTGTATTAGCTGCAGGACTAGTAGGATGTGGAGGAGAAAAGAAAGCTGAAGAAGCACCTAAATTAAGAGTAGGACTTACAGCTTATAAATACGATGATAACTTTATAGCTTTATTTAGAAAAGTAGTTTCTGAAGAAGCTGAAAAAGTAGCAGATAAAGTAGACCTTCAAATGAATGACTCTCAAAATAGCCAAACAACTCAAAATGAGCAAATAGATGTTATGTTGTCAAAAGGAGTAGATGCTTTAGCTATAAACTTAGTTGACCCAGCAGCTGGTGAAGTTGTAATGAACAAAATTAAACCTACAGGAGTTCCAGTAGTATTCTATAATAGAAGACCATCTGAAGCAGTAATGAATTCTTATGATAAAGCTTATTATGTAGGAATTGACCCTAATGCTCAAGGAATTGCTCAAGGAGAATTAGTAGCTAAATTATGGAAAGAAAATCCAGCTTTAGACTTAAACGGAGATGGAGTTATCCAATATGTAATGCTTAAAGGAGAACCTGGACATCCAGACGCAGAAGCAAGAACAATTTATTCTATAAAAACTCTTAACGAAATGGGAATCAAAACAGAAGAATTACATCTAGATACAGCTATGTGGGATACAGCAATGGCTAAAGACAAAATGGATGCATGGTTATCAGGACCTAACGGAAGTAAAATAGAAGTTATTTTATGTAACAATGATGGAATGGCTTTAGGAGCAATAGAATCTCAAAAAGCATTTGGAAAATCATTACCAGTATTTGGTGTTGACGCATTACCAGAAGCTTTAGTTAAAATAGAAGCTGGAGAAATGGCTGGAACAGTTTTAAACGATGCTAAAGGACAAGGAAAAGGAACATTTGATATAGCTGTAAACTTAGCAGCTGGAAAAGATGCTGCTGAAGGAACAAATTTAGTTCTTGAAAATAGAGTATTATTAGTTCCAAGTATTGGAATAGACAAAACAAATGTTGCTGAATATAAATAA
- a CDS encoding ROK family transcriptional regulator: MKENVREEEILKTIKEYGKISRLELSEIFNLTSARISKVVKNLLDKKMVVEKAVGESTGGRPPVYLSINNENFKNILGINFTSNGAIYITHGKINCEIIRKRKIILDDEDKEKALEIIDDIISKELEQDKDVGALSIVMAGVIDEEKGLSVMSPHYKLKTPKIVEYFERKYNLPVLLENDVRAMALVEKQIGSCRNTENFVIFNVSQGIGSASCIAKKVYKGYNSMAGEAGHIVINTNSIRKCSCGKRGCLEAESSEIAVIKKITSEIKIGKYSILKEILKERELNIKDILFGIRKKDFLVIQVMTEAMEYIARGLNILISILDPEKIVLVGEIFNSKFLMDTLRFELNKISLDIQKCGIEPTKLGEELYFYCSIAVVVENIFENKFFTEKFINN, translated from the coding sequence ATGAAAGAAAATGTGAGAGAAGAGGAAATTTTAAAAACAATTAAAGAGTATGGAAAAATTTCAAGGCTAGAACTTTCAGAGATATTTAATCTGACTTCAGCTAGAATTTCTAAAGTTGTAAAAAATCTCCTAGATAAAAAAATGGTAGTAGAAAAAGCTGTTGGAGAATCAACAGGAGGAAGACCACCAGTATATTTATCTATAAATAATGAAAATTTTAAAAATATTTTAGGAATTAATTTCACTTCTAACGGAGCTATTTATATAACCCATGGAAAAATAAATTGTGAAATTATTAGAAAAAGAAAAATTATTTTAGATGATGAAGATAAAGAAAAAGCTTTGGAAATTATAGATGATATAATTTCTAAGGAACTAGAGCAAGATAAAGATGTAGGAGCTTTATCAATTGTAATGGCAGGTGTCATAGATGAAGAAAAAGGTCTTTCAGTTATGTCACCACATTATAAATTAAAAACTCCTAAAATTGTTGAATATTTTGAAAGAAAATATAACTTACCTGTTCTTTTAGAAAATGATGTAAGAGCAATGGCTTTAGTTGAAAAACAAATAGGTAGTTGTAGAAATACAGAAAATTTTGTTATATTTAATGTGAGTCAAGGGATAGGAAGTGCTAGTTGTATAGCAAAAAAAGTTTATAAAGGTTATAATTCTATGGCTGGAGAAGCAGGACACATAGTTATAAATACTAATAGTATTAGAAAATGTTCTTGTGGAAAAAGAGGTTGCTTAGAAGCTGAATCTTCAGAAATAGCAGTAATAAAAAAAATAACTTCTGAAATAAAAATTGGAAAATATAGTATTTTAAAGGAAATATTAAAAGAGAGGGAATTAAATATAAAAGATATTTTATTTGGAATAAGAAAAAAAGATTTTCTAGTAATACAAGTTATGACAGAAGCTATGGAATATATAGCAAGAGGTCTTAATATATTAATTTCGATTTTAGACCCAGAAAAAATAGTACTTGTAGGGGAAATATTCAATAGTAAATTTTTGATGGATACCTTAAGATTTGAGCTTAATAAAATTTCTTTAGACATACAAAAATGTGGTATAGAGCCTACAAAATTAGGTGAAGAGTTATATTTTTACTGTTCTATAGCAGTAGTGGTAGAAAATATTTTTGAAAATAAATTTTTTACTGAAAAATTTATAAATAATTAG
- a CDS encoding aldose epimerase family protein, with product MKIIEKYFGLTKKNQEVKAYTLKNEFLEVEILNYGGIIRKIITSDKNGNFENIVLGFDNIEDYEKKVGIHFGAIVGRNAGRIKDGLLMINGKTYELEKNNGNNNLHGYPEHYAAKIWNVEKKEEEDKLSLILTRISPHLEGNFPGEIKLKVIYTLNKNILEIDYEGIPDRDTYMNLTNHSYFNLSGDLKEKVDEQIIELHCDEYIEVDKATLPIRISKVENTIMDMRKGKKFSEIFNSEDEQIKIVGNGLDHPFIFNGKDEIVAKFIDEKSGRVMEVITDQPVGVIYTGNYVKDAEILSNGIKAENHMGFCIETQDYPDVIKFLPEKSKIYNNKNVYKQKTKFIFSLK from the coding sequence ATGAAAATTATAGAAAAATATTTTGGACTTACTAAAAAAAATCAAGAAGTTAAAGCTTATACTTTAAAAAATGAATTTTTAGAGGTTGAAATTTTAAATTATGGAGGAATTATAAGAAAAATAATAACTTCTGATAAAAATGGAAATTTTGAAAATATAGTATTAGGTTTTGATAATATAGAAGATTACGAAAAAAAAGTTGGAATTCATTTTGGAGCTATAGTTGGAAGAAATGCTGGAAGAATAAAAGATGGATTATTAATGATAAATGGAAAAACATATGAACTTGAAAAAAATAACGGGAACAATAATTTACATGGGTATCCAGAGCACTATGCTGCAAAAATCTGGAATGTAGAAAAAAAGGAAGAAGAAGATAAATTAAGTTTAATTTTAACAAGAATTTCTCCTCATTTAGAAGGTAATTTTCCAGGAGAGATAAAATTAAAAGTAATTTATACTTTAAATAAGAATATTTTAGAAATAGATTATGAAGGAATACCAGATAGAGATACTTATATGAATCTTACTAATCACTCATATTTCAATTTAAGTGGAGATTTAAAAGAAAAGGTAGATGAACAAATAATAGAGCTTCATTGTGATGAATATATAGAAGTAGACAAAGCAACTTTGCCTATAAGAATATCTAAAGTAGAAAATACTATAATGGACATGAGAAAAGGTAAAAAATTTTCTGAAATATTTAATTCAGAGGATGAACAAATAAAAATTGTTGGAAATGGTTTAGACCATCCCTTTATATTTAATGGAAAAGATGAAATAGTTGCAAAGTTTATAGATGAAAAATCTGGAAGAGTTATGGAAGTAATTACAGACCAACCAGTAGGAGTTATATATACAGGAAACTATGTAAAAGATGCTGAAATATTGTCAAATGGTATAAAAGCAGAAAATCATATGGGATTTTGTATAGAAACTCAAGATTATCCAGATGTTATAAAATTTTTACCTGAAAAATCAAAAATATATAACAATAAAAATGTATATAAACAAAAAACAAAGTTTATTTTTAGTTTAAAATAG